GCCTGCAGCTCCTTGTTCGCGTCCTGGATGTTGGCCGAGATGGGTTCGCCGTCCTGGTCGTCGGGGTCGGCCAGCTTCCACAGTCGAATGGTGGCGTTCACCGAGGTGAGGCCCTCGCCACGCTTCTTGGGACGGGTGAACTGTGGGGTGCGGCGCACTCGGTACAGGCCGCGCGAGGTGTCGACCACCAGGTCGACATAGGGCTCACTGGCCGCCTTGCGATGGGTCGACACCATGCGATCGCCGCTGGAGTCGTCGGCGGCCACCTGCCCGTAGAGCGCGAAGACGATCGCATCGATGATGGTGGTCTTCCCCGAGCCGGTGGCGCCCTCCAGCAGGAACAGCCCGTCGGCACCCAGCCGGGAGAAGTCCACGTGCTCGGTGCCGGCATAGGGACCGATGCCCGACAGTTCCAGCCGCAGGATCTGCATCAGCGTTCCCCCTGCTTCGTCGCGCGTTCCAACGCGGTGCGCAACACCGTGAGCTCGGCGGCATCGGGGCGACGATTGCTCACATCGGCGACGAACTGGCCCACCACATCGAGCGGGTCGGCCTGCGCGCTCACCGTTGCGCGCACCTCCCGCTCCCGCAGCGTTGACTCGAACCGGATCTCCAACGCATGGGGAAAGGCCTTCTTGACGGTGCGCGACAGGTCCGCGGGGCGATCCTCGCCGGTGACCACCACCCGGGTCCAGTCATCGCGCTGCGCGGCGAAGTCCTCGCCGAGCACCTGCTGCAGGGAGCCACGCACGTCACTGAGCCGACGCGGCACCGGGGTGGGAATGAGCTCCACCGAGGCGACTGGGCCCGCCTCGTCGAAGGTCACCAGCGCCGTGGACTTGTGCTGGTGCTGCTCGGAGAACGAGAACGCCAGGGGCGACCCGGCATAGCGCATCACGGCCTCCTCGTCGTGGTCGGAAGCAGGGTCCCGCGATCCTGCGACGGCCTGCGCCCCGTGCAGGTGGCCCAGCGCCACGTAGTCGGCGCCGACGTCGGCGAACAGCGCAGCCGGCACCGAATCGACACCGCCGATCCGCAGGTCGCGTTCGGAATCGCTGGGTTGGGCCCCGGTGACGAAGGCATGCGCCATCACCGCTGCCGGTATGCGGGTGCCGTTGGCGCTGCGTCGACGTGCCAGGTCGCGGTGCACCATCGACAGCGCGGCCCCCACCACGGCCTCATGGGAGCGGGCGATCCGCCCGTCCCCGTCGACGCCCGCCAGCTCGCCGAGGCGGTCACGGGTCATGTCGGGATCGAGGTAGGGGATCGCGTAGACCACCAGCCCGTCATGGCCGGTGCTGTCGGGCAGCACCACCGGGTGCGCGATGTCGGCGAGCGTCGCACGGATGTGCAATTGGTTGCGCAACAGCTTCGCATTGAGGCCCAACCGCTGTGGTGAGTCATGGTTGCCCGGGATCAACACCACCGGCGCCACCTCGGTGAGCCGGGCCAGCGCGTCGTTGAGCATGTTCACCGCATCGAGCGGCGGCAGCGCCCGATCAAAGACATCACCACTGACCAACACCGCGTCGGCCCGTTCGCTGCGCGCCACGGCGACCAACTGGTTCAGGAAGGCCGCATGGGCATCGCTGAGGTCGACGCCGCGCAGTGTGCGTCCCAGGTGCCAGTCGCTGGTGTGCAGGATCCTCATGGCCACGAGGTTAGAGGCCGGGTGTGACATTGCGGGCATCCGGGACGGCTTGGCCCGCATCCGCCGATTCCGCGCCGCCGTTCCCGGGAGGCGCGACGAGGCCCCGCTCGGGCACCAGCAGCCCAGAGGGACGGGCGACCAGCCCGCCGGGGACAGGTACCACACCGGCTGCGGGCAGGCCGGGTCCGGACTCCGGAGCGGCGGCCAACCAGGCGTCCACCTCGGCCAGCCATCGTGCCTTGTCAGCCTGCTCGGCGAACGACCCGCGGATGCTCATGCGGGCCAGCTCCGCCAACTCGGCGTCGCTGAGCCCCAGGTAGTCGCGGGCGATGCGGTACTGGTCGGTGAGTCCCGACAGGAACAGCAGCGGATCATCGGCCCCCAGTGCCACCTGCGCGCCGGCGTCCAACAGGGTGCGCAGGGGCACCTTGGAGTAGTCGGGATAGACGCCGAGGCTCACATTCGACGCCGGATTCACCTCAAGCGTAATTCCGGCATCGACGATGCGTTTCAGCAGCGCCGGGCTCTCGGCGGCATGGATGCCGTGGCCGATACGCGTGGGATGCAGCTCGTCGATCACCTGCGCGATGTGCTCGGGACCACGG
The window above is part of the Propionibacterium freudenreichii subsp. freudenreichii genome. Proteins encoded here:
- a CDS encoding exonuclease SbcCD subunit D, whose amino-acid sequence is MRILHTSDWHLGRTLRGVDLSDAHAAFLNQLVAVARSERADAVLVSGDVFDRALPPLDAVNMLNDALARLTEVAPVVLIPGNHDSPQRLGLNAKLLRNQLHIRATLADIAHPVVLPDSTGHDGLVVYAIPYLDPDMTRDRLGELAGVDGDGRIARSHEAVVGAALSMVHRDLARRRSANGTRIPAAVMAHAFVTGAQPSDSERDLRIGGVDSVPAALFADVGADYVALGHLHGAQAVAGSRDPASDHDEEAVMRYAGSPLAFSFSEQHQHKSTALVTFDEAGPVASVELIPTPVPRRLSDVRGSLQQVLGEDFAAQRDDWTRVVVTGEDRPADLSRTVKKAFPHALEIRFESTLREREVRATVSAQADPLDVVGQFVADVSNRRPDAAELTVLRTALERATKQGER